The following is a genomic window from Armatimonadota bacterium.
GGGCACCTTCACGTACCGGGTCGAGCACGGCGGGGCATTCTACTCGCTCTTCTACGTATGGACCACTGGGCGGATTACGATCCCGTTCCCCGGGTCACAATGGGACCGGCTATCGGAAGAACTCATGCAAGGCTGGGCGGATCGCCTGCGCCGAGTTCGGGGATTCGAGCAACTTGAACACGGGGCAGGGAAGTATCCAGAGTTCTCACTTTCAGGAGTGTTGCCGACCGAGGATGATCTCGTGACGTTCTGCCAAGCGGTCGAGTGGCTGCAGGCGCAGATTAAGCAGACATAACTGTCAGCACCACTGCACCGATCAACACGGACACGCGATGGCGGAATGAGGAAACGCCCTTCCCGGTCATCTCGTGGGCAGCATCAGTAATCGCGCCAGAGTGTCGCCGAAGATGGCGGCCTGAATGTCCTCGCGTATGCCGAGCGCGCCGAGGACGGCTTCGTAGTCCCGGACGACCTCCTCGATCTCTTCGATCGGCACGTCGGAGCCGAAGACAATCTTCTGCCACGCGGGGCGCCCCTCGGGGTCGCGGTAACGACTCGTCTCGGTCCACCACAGCAGTTTTGCCAGATCCTGCGCGGTGCGTTTCTTGAGCGTCGAGCCGCTCAGATCCCAGTACAGATTCGGGTTCCAGCGCGCCGCCATCGCCGCCTCGTCGTACCACGGGTTGCCGAAGTGCGCGCCGATGATGTTGAGTTCGGGAATCTGGCGGGCGATGGTGTCGAGGTAGATCGGTCGCATGCGGTCGTTGTTGACGTCATGCACGCGATCAATCGGCGCCGGCGACCGCGAGACGATGCCGGTGTGGAACAGACATACCATGCCGAGTTCAGCGGCCGCATCGTACACGGGATAGAAGCGCTTGTCGTCGTAGTTGGCGGGCGGCCCGATGAGCTTGAGCGCGCGGAAGGCGCGCTCGTGAAAGGTCCGCACATCCGCCGCGCTCTGGGTCGCGAGATCGAGGTACGCGGCACCGATGATCCGCTTGGGGTGGCGCGCCAGCGCGGCGGCAACCGCATCGTTGCCCGATTGATCGCCGTAGGTCACGAAGCCGTTGAGCAGCGTTCGGTCGAATCCCAGGCGATCCATCTCGGCGACGAGTCGATCGGCGTAACCTGGTTCTGTGCTGACATGGACGTGCGCGTCTATTCGCATTATCGCATCCCTCACCTGCGTTCGAGCATCCGGGGCGTCCGCCCCGAGCGCATCACAGTCCAAGGCTCACCCCCACGCTCGCGGCCAAGCCCTGAAGTTCGTCAACCTGCTCACGCGACAGCGGAATCCCGGTTCGCGCCCGCTCCTGCGCTGTCTCGTGCTCGCGTTGGCCGGGCAGCAGCACCCGTTCCACGCCTTCGGCAGTCGGCGTCGCGCGAACTAGACGAATCACGTCATCCATGCGGCGCGTGTACTCCTCGAGCGGCACGAAGCTCTCCACGCGCAGTGCCAACATCAGGAACGAGTTGCTGCCGGGAACCGACACATCGCCATAGGGATACATGATATCTGTATCAAACACGCCGCCTCCCAGAAGCCCCGTGAGCAGGGCGACGGAGAGAGCGAGCCCGTACCCTTTGTGCCCCGCGATAGGCAGCAGGAATCCCCCGTCGAGCACCGCCTGCGGATCGCGCGTCGGCCCGCCATCGGAATCGAGGAAGCTATCGGGCGGCAGTTGCTCGCCGCGCAGTCGTGCTTCAATCAACGCGCCCCAGGGTGCGACACTGGTCGCCGCATCGAAGATGACCGGCGGTTCCTCTCCCGACGGAAAGGTGATGGCGATGGGGCTGTTGCCGACGCGAGCCGCCCGTCCGCCCGGCGGCGGCATTGAGGCCACGACGTTGGTCGTGCAGACACCGATCATGCCCTCACGCAGCGGTCGGGCCGCATAGTACGCGGCAACGCCGAAGTGGTTGGCATTGCGGATCACGGTCACCCCGACGCCGGAGTCACGCGCCTTCGCGATCGCTAGGTCCATCGCCGTGACACCCGCCACCGTGCCGAATGCGTTGTCTGCGTCGAGCAAAGCCGTCGTGGCCGACTCGCGGACGATCTTGATCTGTGCCCGCGGATTGTCACCACCCGCCGCGATGCGCTGCAAGTAGAACTTCAGGCGAATGATGCCGTGTGTGTCCACGCCGCGCAGGTTCGCGTAAACCAGGCAGTCCGCGATGAGCGCCGCCTCGTCCCGGCGCACGTCGACCGCTTCCAGGATCTGCGAGCACGCGTCCCGCAGTGCATCCGCGGCTACGTATGTCACCTCGTTCAAAGCAGTCTCACTCCATTCCGACCTGCGACAGGTCACGGCGGCGATTGTACTCCGCGCGCGGGACGAGGTCAATGCGGCAGTGCCGCACCCGCAGCTGCGGCAGGTATGCCTGAGGTGTTGGTGACGCGCGGGAGCAGTCGCGCTGCCAGGCCTGCGCGTCCCAGCCGAGAGCGCCCCGCTTCGGCGCCGGCTGCTCGGCTGCGTGTTGCCAATTGGCAGTCACCGCAGCGCCCGCGGACGCGCCCTTGCGTCACGCGCGGTTGGTGTGTTACCATCGCGCGGGCTGATGATGGAACGCGACTTAGACTCGTTCCTCGAATACATGCGCTCGGCGAAACGCGTGTCGGGCCACACCCTGCGCGCCTACGCGAGCGATCTCGCGCAGTGCGCGGCTTTTGTGCGCCGGAGGTTCGCTGTGCAGACCTGGGAGGCGGTTGAGCCGGCGATGCTGCGGCGGTTCCTGGCCGCGCTGCAGGCGGACCAGTACGAACGCACGTCTATCGCGCGCAAGCTCTCCGCGCTGCGCTCTCTGTACAGATATCTCGGCCGACGAGGGGCGGAGCGCGATCCGACGGTCGGCATTCGCGCGCCGCGGGCGCGCGGGCGACTGCCCGCCTTTCTATATCCGGCGGAGATCGAGGAGCTGCTGACCGCGCCGCCAGCAGACACGCCACTAGGATTGCGCGACCGCGCGCTGCTCGAGATGCTATATGCGACTGGGATGCGGGCGAGCGAGCTGGTCGGCCTCGATCTGAGTCAGGTCATCACCGGCGCCACCGAACTGCGCGTCAAGGGCAAGGGCCGGCGCGAACGCATCGTGCTCATCGGATCACATGCCGCCAGAGCGCTTGGGGAGTATCTGGCCAAAGGGCGGGGGGCACTCGCCCGCGCCGGCGGGGCCGACCAGGAGCGCGCGCTTTTCCTCAACCGCAACGGCACGCGCCTCACCGACCGTGGACTGCGCCGAGTCGTGCACAAACACGTCATGCACACGAGCGCGCGACGCGGCATCAGCCCGCACGCCTTGCGCCATACCTTCGCGACGCATCTCCTAGACGCAGGCGCCGACTTGCGAACCGTACAGGAACTGCTGGGGCACGCGCGACTGGCGACGACGCAGATCTACACCCACGTCACGCAGTCCCGCTTGAAGGAGATCTACGACCGGGCACACCCTCGCGCGTAGCGCCCCCGCGCCAGCACGACTCGGGGGGAGGCGAGGCGGATTCGGGCGGGGCGACGGTGAGCCCGTCGCCCCGTCTCTCACATCCCTTTACTTCTTCTTCTTGGGGGTCTTCTTCGCCGTCTTCTTCTTGGCAGTCGTCTTCTTCGCCGCCGTCTTCTTGGCGGTCGTCTTCTTCGCCGCCTTCTTCTTCTTTGCCGTGGCCATCATATCACCTCCTTCCCTGCGCTGACCTTAATGCGTCCTGCAACGCGCTGCCAGATAACTCCATGTGATCGAGGAGACCGCCTCACGCTGGCGACTCCTCCGGAGTTCTTCCCACCGGGGTTTCCGCGACTCGGCTATCCGCGGCGCGGCTTGCCTCCATCAAAAGCGGAAACCCGTCAGCTATCCTGAACGCGCTACTTGCCATAGCGCCATTGACGCTGGAGCTCTCGGCTCCAATGACGCCGGTCGCCCAGAGAGAAGACTCTTATCGCGGCCAGCGGCTGCACCGGACAGTTCTTTTCGCACTCACCGCATCCGGTGCACGTGTGGTCATTCACGATGGGCCGCTTTTTTCCTTCTACTATTTTCCAATCAACTGCGTCATACGGACAGACTTCATCGCACACCAGACAAGTCTCATCGCCGGCCCACACGATGCAACTGCTGCGATCGATGATCGCTTGACCGATGAAGATCGCCGGCTTGTCCTCAACGCGGATCGGTTCGATCGCATCGGTCGGGCACACATGACCGCACAAGTTGCACTTCTCGGAACACGGACCGATGCGCGATACCAAAACCGGCGTCCATAATCCGTCGAGCCCCGCCTCCGCCAGCGCGGGCTGCAATCCATTGGTCGGACATGCCTTGACGCATTGCTGACAGCGCACGCAGCGATCGAGGAACTCCGGCTCCGCCACCGAGCCCGGCGGACGAATCAACTGCGCACTCGCCGACGGGTTGCCGATCACCGTCGCTCGCGACCCCGGTGTCGTGTGCGCCATCGCGGCCCACCCCAGGCCGAGTGCGCCGAATCCAAGCAGACGCCGGCGCGACACATCGAGCCGCGCTTCTCGACCGGCGCGGCTTGCCTGCGGCAAGAACCTCACCGCTCGCTCGGGGCACACTGCCGAGCACTTGTAGCACTGAATGCAGTCGGCGATACGAGACGACTTCGGATCGTCGCCGTCAATGGCGCCGGTCGAGCATTCCGTGACGCAGCGCATGCACGCCGTGCATTCGTCGCTGACCCGCCGTCGCAGCAGGGGGAGCCGCGACACGACCCCCAGCAGCGCCCCCAACGGGCACAAGTTGCGACACCAGAAGCGCTGCTCGATCGCTCCCAGAGCGAGCAGCCCGATGAACATCGCCAGCACCACCCAGCCCATGCGGAAAACGGCCTGCTGCGGCGGCAGCAGGCCCTGTCGCGCCAGGAAATCCACGCGGCCCTGGAGGGCACTGTACGCATCCTGAATCCAGCCGATGCCCGCGAGCGATTGAGCGAGCGCGCTGACGGGTCCGAACGCGGCCAAGGTGAGAGTGCGGGTCAGCAGCACGATGGGGTCGGCGAAGTACGCGAGCTGTGCGCCGAATATCGCGCTGACGATGACCGCCGCCAGCACGTAGTACTTCCAGCGCCGCCGGTCAGTGGCCGGGCGCGCCTTCGTCTTGGTGAAGAGTAGTCGATCGGAGATGTCAATCGTCGTGCCGAGCGGGCAGATCCAGGCGCAGTACGCGCGCCCGACGAGCAGCGTCAGGACGAGCACTGGGAGCGCGAGGAGGATGAGAGGCACCGCGACGACCTTCTCGGCCAGCAGCGCCGACAGGACGACTAATGGATCGGTCTCGAGAAAGATGGCGACCGGCGCGGCCAAACCGATGGGCCAGACAGTGAGGACGAAGAGAGACAGGAACGCAGCCAGGAACAGTCCCTGCGATAGTCGTCTGACGCTTGCGGCTCTAGGCCTTGACATGTTTCATTTGCACCTGGCTCAGGTCCATCTCGCCGACGCCGGCCTGATGAGCCAGGTCAACGTGCGGCACGTCCTGCGGTGCGATACCGAGCAGCGTGGCTGCGTATGCGTCCACCGCCACCGGATCAAAGCCTGCGACGACCTCCCCGACGTCTTTCGTATCGCCCGGCCCCTTGGGCCCGCTGGTGAGGAGTATGCGATTGGCGTCCAAGATCATGAGGTCCGGACGCAGTGCGGTCGAGAAATCAGCGATGCATTGCTGCAGATCGGCCTGATGCCAGTACTGGCGGTTCCACACCACCCCCATCATGTTCTTCATGGCGGCGGT
Proteins encoded in this region:
- a CDS encoding 4Fe-4S binding protein, which codes for MSRPRAASVRRLSQGLFLAAFLSLFVLTVWPIGLAAPVAIFLETDPLVVLSALLAEKVVAVPLILLALPVLVLTLLVGRAYCAWICPLGTTIDISDRLLFTKTKARPATDRRRWKYYVLAAVIVSAIFGAQLAYFADPIVLLTRTLTLAAFGPVSALAQSLAGIGWIQDAYSALQGRVDFLARQGLLPPQQAVFRMGWVVLAMFIGLLALGAIEQRFWCRNLCPLGALLGVVSRLPLLRRRVSDECTACMRCVTECSTGAIDGDDPKSSRIADCIQCYKCSAVCPERAVRFLPQASRAGREARLDVSRRRLLGFGALGLGWAAMAHTTPGSRATVIGNPSASAQLIRPPGSVAEPEFLDRCVRCQQCVKACPTNGLQPALAEAGLDGLWTPVLVSRIGPCSEKCNLCGHVCPTDAIEPIRVEDKPAIFIGQAIIDRSSCIVWAGDETCLVCDEVCPYDAVDWKIVEGKKRPIVNDHTCTGCGECEKNCPVQPLAAIRVFSLGDRRHWSRELQRQWRYGK
- a CDS encoding Ldh family oxidoreductase; the protein is MNEVTYVAADALRDACSQILEAVDVRRDEAALIADCLVYANLRGVDTHGIIRLKFYLQRIAAGGDNPRAQIKIVRESATTALLDADNAFGTVAGVTAMDLAIAKARDSGVGVTVIRNANHFGVAAYYAARPLREGMIGVCTTNVVASMPPPGGRAARVGNSPIAITFPSGEEPPVIFDAATSVAPWGALIEARLRGEQLPPDSFLDSDGGPTRDPQAVLDGGFLLPIAGHKGYGLALSVALLTGLLGGGVFDTDIMYPYGDVSVPGSNSFLMLALRVESFVPLEEYTRRMDDVIRLVRATPTAEGVERVLLPGQREHETAQERARTGIPLSREQVDELQGLAASVGVSLGL
- a CDS encoding amidohydrolase family protein translates to MRIDAHVHVSTEPGYADRLVAEMDRLGFDRTLLNGFVTYGDQSGNDAVAAALARHPKRIIGAAYLDLATQSAADVRTFHERAFRALKLIGPPANYDDKRFYPVYDAAAELGMVCLFHTGIVSRSPAPIDRVHDVNNDRMRPIYLDTIARQIPELNIIGAHFGNPWYDEAAMAARWNPNLYWDLSGSTLKKRTAQDLAKLLWWTETSRYRDPEGRPAWQKIVFGSDVPIEEIEEVVRDYEAVLGALGIREDIQAAIFGDTLARLLMLPTR
- a CDS encoding tyrosine recombinase, giving the protein MERDLDSFLEYMRSAKRVSGHTLRAYASDLAQCAAFVRRRFAVQTWEAVEPAMLRRFLAALQADQYERTSIARKLSALRSLYRYLGRRGAERDPTVGIRAPRARGRLPAFLYPAEIEELLTAPPADTPLGLRDRALLEMLYATGMRASELVGLDLSQVITGATELRVKGKGRRERIVLIGSHAARALGEYLAKGRGALARAGGADQERALFLNRNGTRLTDRGLRRVVHKHVMHTSARRGISPHALRHTFATHLLDAGADLRTVQELLGHARLATTQIYTHVTQSRLKEIYDRAHPRA